The following proteins are encoded in a genomic region of Brachypodium distachyon strain Bd21 chromosome 1, Brachypodium_distachyon_v3.0, whole genome shotgun sequence:
- the LOC100844633 gene encoding protein POOR HOMOLOGOUS SYNAPSIS 1 isoform X2, with product MAGAGAGASDKSRTLLRSPSEAAVGKRRREKWEVEFARYFLRPRRGPATPPPPGLRYISRGKLRHQGTWLPAASPATLRIAPPSHSFAAPVLTVSIGDVVYEEHHVYTLNFSWPQVACMTQCPIRGSRVVFMSFCDQSKQIQKFAVRFPHLSDAESFLNSVKECSRNTIDILTSRSDYVCEDSSSSEYTASDGLQYRLDEATNFEEPTSYHGTYAPAVSYHEEPDQPVLRSPRATNIDEIYSGFPHCYSEVLTSYSIKNEKDGEEPCLATATDHAPENAYILDGCHDAVSVAGNESIADKGKVGGKEVDANKETCDLLAGMKTYGTDDSFHDMLSKLDKAIDELGGDMLL from the exons atggcgggcgccggcgccggcgccagcgaCAAGAGCAGGACGCTGCTCAGGTCGCCTAGTGAGGCCGCGGTGGGCAAACGAAGGAGGGAGAAGTGGGAGGTGGAATTCGCGCGCTACTTCCTGAGGCCGCGGCGCGGACCGGcgacgccgccaccacccGGCCTTCGTTATATATCTCGCGGCAAGCTCCGCCACCAGGGCACATGGCTCCCGGCTGCCAGCCCCGCGACGCTCCGCATCGCTCCACCCAGCCACTCCTTTGCTGCACCCGTCCTCACCGTTTCCATCGGCGACGTCGTCTAC GAGGAGCACCATGTGTACACCCTCAACTTTTCATGGCCGCAGGTTGCATGCATGACACAGTGCCCAATTAGAGGGAGCAGGGTGGTATTCATGAGCTTTTGTGATCAATCCAAACAG attcagaagtttgcTGTACGTTTCCCGCACCTCAGTGATGCAGAGTCATTCTTGAATAGTGTGAAG GAATGCTCAAGAAACACCATAGATATCTTAACATCCAGAAGTGACTATGTGTGTGAAGATTCGTCATCGTCTGAATATACTGCTTCCGATGGGCTTCAATACAG GCTTGATGAGGCGACAAACTTTGAGGAGCCAACTTCTTATCACGGGACATATGCCCCTGCAGTAAGCTACCACGAGGAACCTGACCAGCCTGTTCTTCGGTCTCCCCGTGCAACAAATATCGACGAAATCTACTCTGGTTTCCCTCATTGTTACTCTGAAGTGCTTACAAGTTATTCTATTAAAAATGAGAAAG ATGGGGAAGAACCCTGTCTGGCGACTGCAACTGACCATGCTCCTGAAAAT GCCTACATACTGGATGGATGTCATGATG CAGTTTCAGTTGCTGGTAATGAATCTATTGCTGATAAAGGAAAGGTTGGTGGTAAGGAGGTTGATGCTAATAAAGAAACATGTGATCTTTTGGCAGGGATGAAG ACATATGGGACCGACGACTCTTTTCATG ATATGTTGTCCAAGCTCGACAAAGCCATTGATGAACTGGGTGGTGACATGTTACTTTAG
- the LOC100844633 gene encoding protein POOR HOMOLOGOUS SYNAPSIS 1 isoform X1, which translates to MAGAGAGASDKSRTLLRSPSEAAVGKRRREKWEVEFARYFLRPRRGPATPPPPGLRYISRGKLRHQGTWLPAASPATLRIAPPSHSFAAPVLTVSIGDVVYEEHHVYTLNFSWPQVACMTQCPIRGSRVVFMSFCDQSKQIQKFAVRFPHLSDAESFLNSVKECSRNTIDILTSRSDYVCEDSSSSEYTASDGLQYRLDEATNFEEPTSYHGTYAPAVSYHEEPDQPVLRSPRATNIDEIYSGFPHCYSEVLTSYSIKNEKDGEEPCLATATDHAPENAYILDGCHDGMISAVSVAGNESIADKGKVGGKEVDANKETCDLLAGMKTYGTDDSFHDMLSKLDKAIDELGGDMLL; encoded by the exons atggcgggcgccggcgccggcgccagcgaCAAGAGCAGGACGCTGCTCAGGTCGCCTAGTGAGGCCGCGGTGGGCAAACGAAGGAGGGAGAAGTGGGAGGTGGAATTCGCGCGCTACTTCCTGAGGCCGCGGCGCGGACCGGcgacgccgccaccacccGGCCTTCGTTATATATCTCGCGGCAAGCTCCGCCACCAGGGCACATGGCTCCCGGCTGCCAGCCCCGCGACGCTCCGCATCGCTCCACCCAGCCACTCCTTTGCTGCACCCGTCCTCACCGTTTCCATCGGCGACGTCGTCTAC GAGGAGCACCATGTGTACACCCTCAACTTTTCATGGCCGCAGGTTGCATGCATGACACAGTGCCCAATTAGAGGGAGCAGGGTGGTATTCATGAGCTTTTGTGATCAATCCAAACAG attcagaagtttgcTGTACGTTTCCCGCACCTCAGTGATGCAGAGTCATTCTTGAATAGTGTGAAG GAATGCTCAAGAAACACCATAGATATCTTAACATCCAGAAGTGACTATGTGTGTGAAGATTCGTCATCGTCTGAATATACTGCTTCCGATGGGCTTCAATACAG GCTTGATGAGGCGACAAACTTTGAGGAGCCAACTTCTTATCACGGGACATATGCCCCTGCAGTAAGCTACCACGAGGAACCTGACCAGCCTGTTCTTCGGTCTCCCCGTGCAACAAATATCGACGAAATCTACTCTGGTTTCCCTCATTGTTACTCTGAAGTGCTTACAAGTTATTCTATTAAAAATGAGAAAG ATGGGGAAGAACCCTGTCTGGCGACTGCAACTGACCATGCTCCTGAAAAT GCCTACATACTGGATGGATGTCATGATG GAATGATTTCAGCAGTTTCAGTTGCTGGTAATGAATCTATTGCTGATAAAGGAAAGGTTGGTGGTAAGGAGGTTGATGCTAATAAAGAAACATGTGATCTTTTGGCAGGGATGAAG ACATATGGGACCGACGACTCTTTTCATG ATATGTTGTCCAAGCTCGACAAAGCCATTGATGAACTGGGTGGTGACATGTTACTTTAG
- the LOC100844633 gene encoding protein POOR HOMOLOGOUS SYNAPSIS 1 isoform X3 — protein MAGAGAGASDKSRTLLRSPSEAAVGKRRREKWEVEFARYFLRPRRGPATPPPPGLRYISRGKLRHQGTWLPAASPATLRIAPPSHSFAAPVLTVSIGDVVYEEHHVYTLNFSWPQVACMTQCPIRGSRVVFMSFCDQSKQIQKFAVRFPHLSDAESFLNSVKECSRNTIDILTSRSDYVCEDSSSSEYTASDGLQYRLDEATNFEEPTSYHGTYAPAVSYHEEPDQPVLRSPRATNIDEIYSGFPHCYSEVLTSYSIKNEKDGEEPCLATATDHAPENAYILDGCHDVSVAGNESIADKGKVGGKEVDANKETCDLLAGMKTYGTDDSFHDMLSKLDKAIDELGGDMLL, from the exons atggcgggcgccggcgccggcgccagcgaCAAGAGCAGGACGCTGCTCAGGTCGCCTAGTGAGGCCGCGGTGGGCAAACGAAGGAGGGAGAAGTGGGAGGTGGAATTCGCGCGCTACTTCCTGAGGCCGCGGCGCGGACCGGcgacgccgccaccacccGGCCTTCGTTATATATCTCGCGGCAAGCTCCGCCACCAGGGCACATGGCTCCCGGCTGCCAGCCCCGCGACGCTCCGCATCGCTCCACCCAGCCACTCCTTTGCTGCACCCGTCCTCACCGTTTCCATCGGCGACGTCGTCTAC GAGGAGCACCATGTGTACACCCTCAACTTTTCATGGCCGCAGGTTGCATGCATGACACAGTGCCCAATTAGAGGGAGCAGGGTGGTATTCATGAGCTTTTGTGATCAATCCAAACAG attcagaagtttgcTGTACGTTTCCCGCACCTCAGTGATGCAGAGTCATTCTTGAATAGTGTGAAG GAATGCTCAAGAAACACCATAGATATCTTAACATCCAGAAGTGACTATGTGTGTGAAGATTCGTCATCGTCTGAATATACTGCTTCCGATGGGCTTCAATACAG GCTTGATGAGGCGACAAACTTTGAGGAGCCAACTTCTTATCACGGGACATATGCCCCTGCAGTAAGCTACCACGAGGAACCTGACCAGCCTGTTCTTCGGTCTCCCCGTGCAACAAATATCGACGAAATCTACTCTGGTTTCCCTCATTGTTACTCTGAAGTGCTTACAAGTTATTCTATTAAAAATGAGAAAG ATGGGGAAGAACCCTGTCTGGCGACTGCAACTGACCATGCTCCTGAAAAT GCCTACATACTGGATGGATGTCATGATG TTTCAGTTGCTGGTAATGAATCTATTGCTGATAAAGGAAAGGTTGGTGGTAAGGAGGTTGATGCTAATAAAGAAACATGTGATCTTTTGGCAGGGATGAAG ACATATGGGACCGACGACTCTTTTCATG ATATGTTGTCCAAGCTCGACAAAGCCATTGATGAACTGGGTGGTGACATGTTACTTTAG